The window TGCTCCCAAAAGGTTGAGAAGCTCAGATTCTAGTTGACTTTTATCCTGAGCATGTAAAATTTCCAGAATCGATTCCAATAAAACATCCTGAGGTAAAGGACTGGAGCAGTTCTGAATCAAACGTAGCATTTTCCTGTAGGTAGCCTTTGAGCTCCCTTTCTTGTGGGATTTTAAGACAGAGTTGAGTTTCTCAAAGCTTAAATTtttaaactcttcaaagatagCATCCCAGTCGTTCTTATCCTGGGCCAAAACTGTGAGAGCCATCTTGTTATCCACAGACTTACTGCTGGTTTTTCCCTTTCCGTCATTTTCGTGAGGTGATGttctcttcattctctcAAAGCTCAAGGACTCTGACACCTCTGCCATGACCTGCATGGCTTGCATATACGAGCCAGCTGAGTCCACTGAGTATTGGGTACTCATGACAAATGGATTTCAAAGGCTTCTTGCTGACTTCAACGTATTGCAGTCTATATTCCATTAAGATCCAACTTACCTTTATATTGAAAACCTTCGTCAAGAAGCTCGATATTTCACGTGATGGAGAAGGCACTATTCAACAACTGTTAGAAGGCCTTATTCTGTCTTCTAGCTTTGCCACAGTATGgttgaaatatttgataTTCTCTTCCAGCTCAACTTCCTGTGCAGTGAGCTTCTGTTCCATGGTTTGTGTGACTTCTTCCCACTGTTGAACTTGCTTCtgtaaatcttcaattgaaacatCAATTGTTCTTATTATGTTTAGGCTCTCGGTTTGCTTCATGCTGATCCCAttgatttccttgatcCTGTTGGTCAACTGGGGCAGTATGGGCCCGTATTTTTTCAGGACACCAAGGTAACGGTACAACTCATTGACTCTGGACTCTTGAGATTCCATTTGGTCTACTGCATGACGATGCAATACACGATCGTCCTTAGACTTTCTTCCTAGGAGGGAATTTTCGTActctttttcaatctcttgtaCTCGCCTATGGAACTGATCCAGAGTTTCGCTATCATTGTGTATTAGTTTGGCTTGAGCTGCTAATTCACCGAGTTCTGTGGCCAGTGACTTATCGGTGAGTTCACGAGGACCTACCAATGTTTCTATATTGTGCACTCTTCGTTCCAAATTCAATAATCTTCGCATATCCTTTGTGTCAAATGCAATGCATGGAAGGGATATCATCTCTAACTCGCCATCCGCCTCTAATTCTTCAGTTAGGACTTTACGAATAGTTCCGAGCCGGTCTTTGTAAGCTTTAGACACCTGGGAATACAGACCTTTTGTATCTTTAAGTTTTTGAGCTGTTTGAGGGCTCAAATCGCGCAATTGATCCCCAGAAATGTCTTCCAGTTCTTTTTCAATGCGTAGTAGTCGTTTCTCTACTGATTCTGGAGCTATTGGATTGTTATAGGACGTATTGGCGATCACTAAATTGTTCATCAGCTTCTCCAGCCCTGGTCCCTCCATCATCTTTCGTGTCTCCTTGATAGGAGTAGCACTTTCATAGTCGAGAGAGCCTCCATAGTTAGATGGCTTGTCTTGTATGTCCTCTTGGTCGAGTTCCTCCAGCGCTGCGCATTCATAGACTTCCTGACCACTGGTGTCAATCTCACCCAAATCGTCAATGTTACCGTCATCTGCACTTATGTCTATGAATTCCATAGTGTACCGAATTGTAGGGTTTGGACCAATTGCAGAGTACGGATCTTTGTTTACTTCTTGAAGTCAGCTTAACTAGTTATTATCATTAAGGTCATCGCGTATCAAGGATACTGTCTTTTTTGACAGAGAAAGTATGAAGCATCTAACTTCATGATTCCTATTTACTCAAATCGTTCAATTGAGCATAGTCATGGCACTGCTCAATTTTAATTATTACTACTGTATTACTACTGTACTACTACTGTACTACTACGACATTCGCCTTTTTTTAAGAACTACACTTCGTTGACAATATTCTGGCTCACATTCCAACACAGATCAAGCTAAATTAGCTTTAAAAACTCATAAGGTTCGATATTGTTCTCTTTTTAGTATTATGAACGCTTTCTATACCGCTTTTATGCTTTATCGATTGTCTTCGTGATCAAAAAACGTTGTTCAAAAGTGCAAGTCAAGTAAACATGAGCTTGAAGACAGCTCTAAGTCGAATTAGATCCATACCTGAACTTCAAAAACGGTATAACATCTTCATAAATATTGATCCTTCGGCGGAGAAACGATTAGTGGATAACGCTGACAAGGAACTACCACTTTCACACTTGGTTGCCGGTATCAAGGACAACATAGTGACCAAGGATCTACCGACAACATGTGCGTCCAAAATATTAGAGACCTATCAGTCGCCATATGATGCTACTTGTGTGCGAAGATTGCGGGAAGCTGGTGTAGTGATTGCAGGAAAGACTAATCTTGACGAGTTTGGGATGGGATCGGGTGGTATCCACTCGCATTTTGGACCCGTGCTGAATCCCCTGTATCCTAGTACCAAGATAACAGCAGGTGGTTCATCTTCAGGttctgctgctgctgttgcagCTGGAGCAGTTGATTTTGCACTTGGAACTGACACTGGCGGATCAGTGCGATTGCCAGCTGCCTTCAATGCTGTTTTAGGATTTAAACCATCTTACGGTCGAATCTCCAGATATGGTGTTGTTGCGTATGCCCAATCGCTTGATACTGTAGGAATATTGTCAAAAGGTATGCCTGTCTTGCGCAAAGTTTACAATGTTCTCAACGAGTATGACTCGAAGGATCCGACTTCATTGAGTAACGACTTAAGGAAGAAGGCTAATAAActttttaaagaaaagGGAAAGCTCCGTATAGGTATTCctcaagaatttcttcaagcttCAATCTCCGCAGACTACAAGAACCTATTTTTTCGATTTATTAAAGAGCTAATGGATATGGGGCATGAATTTTACCCAGTTACTATTCCTTCCGTCAAAGATTCCCTACCTATATACTACACCCTCTCACCGGCTGAAGCTGTATCTAACCTCTCCCGATATGATGGTATAAGGTATGGAACAAGAGCTGACACGACAGATATTGAAAACGGAACACTTTTTGCGCCAACAAGAGCTAACTTTGGTAGAGAAGTTCAGGATAGAATCATTTTGGGAAACTATAACCTGTGCTCTGAgactttcaaaaacaatTATGTGAAGGCGCAAAAGTTAAGAGTAGGCCTGATGAACgactttgatgagattttTAGAGGTCCTAACAtcatttcaaattcaaaaggaaATGTTTCTGGCGTCGATTTGATCATCAGTCTTACAGCCACAGGCCCTCCTTCTACAATTGAATCATTCACCAGCGCCGAAAATTCATCGCCAACCAATGagtatttgaatgatgTCTTCACTATGCCAATGTCTTTAGCAGGTCTACCTACTCTTTCCATCCCGCTTGGTAATGATGTTCCTCTTGGCGTTCAAGTCACGGCGCAATTCGCAGATGATGAAACTGTGCTGAATTTCGCTGATAGAATTGTAAATTAGATCTATGTCCCATGCAAATACTATATACATATTTTAATTATCAAATGCCTGTAATATATTCTTTGACCTTTACGGCCGTACGCGTTCTATCCCAGACGAACCGCTCTGTCCAAATTATTTCTGTTAAATCAGAGTGTAGCTTTTCGAGAGCCGAAACAGTGTAACCTTTAGTTTTTTTCACCAGTAAAATCACTATCTCCTTGAGCAAATCCTCGTCGACTATTAGTTCATGGGATGCGTCTGCATCTTCAGCTTCTGACTCAGAAGTTCTACTATTTTCCCTTTCACAATCACTTTCTGACTCTTTTGCATCCCCtttctcatcctcttcGGCCTCTTCATCACTCCCTTCGGCACTTGCGTGATCCTTGTTGTCCGCTTGAACagtctcttctttcctATTCACATTATGTTCTGAATGAGTTTGAAGCCCTGTAGCGGGATTGTCCATTGGAGTGGTTTGATGCTGTTCCTCACTTTGTTGTGCTGTAGATgaaatctcttcttttttggGGTCGTCGTCTGGTGATTGATCGGGTTGGGGACCAATCTCCTCCTCATCGTTGAATTGAAGTTGGGCTTGTAGTTGAGAACCTGCAGCGACGCCCTCGCTGACGGTATTGTCCATGATGTCCCCATTGGCTTCTGCATTCTTTAGCTGCTGTTTTTCCTTTTCGACtctaacttcttcatcacgTAGGAAGAGCTCTTGTCTTTCCAGATCCCTTTGGCGAGTTGCCTTGCAGTCATGGATAAAATCAGCTGTAGacatttcttcaattcccaTCTGCGCATTGGCAAACATTTCCGAAGCTTTGATTACTCGTTCTCTATCGCCAGTAGTAGTTGCATCACGGTATATGAGTTCGATGTCTTTGAGATATTGCTTGGGTTCAGAGTAGTATCCATTCCACAAACGTTCTTCTATCAGGTCTAGATCCATGTTGTAGAACCGACGACCAGAAGCTACCTCTAGAATCATATCATTGTCCTTCACATAAGCTGGCTGCCAATTGGGGTCTGTTTGAGGCTCAAAGAGATGAACCAGAAAAGCGTCGTCGACTGGAGGTTTCCTGAATCTCTTATAGCGACTTTTAAAAAGGTCCATGAGACCAGATAATTTTATCTTTAAAACATTCTTCAGTCGCAAGTCTTGACGCTGGAAAGATTTTAACTTCTTTCTAAGAGCATCGCATGAAGATTGctcactttcatctttattTTCGTCAGGTTTATTATCCTCCTTTGCTAGCGGTAACTTTGGAAGTGGTTTGCTCCTCTTCCTGTTGGTTATAAATGAAGTCGGTTTCATCCGTAGCAGTTGGGCAATGAAGCTAAAGTactcttttctttgatgagaggTCGGCTCTTCTATATTGAGCACTTCTCTTCCAAACTCAAAATGAGCAATCGGTCCACTAAGAAGATCATTTTGATGTACTGTATCTGAAACTccgagaagaagaactcTTTCATTTCCTTGCAAAGATCTTAGCAAAGTTGACAAAGTAAGAATGACAGATTCCGGAACTGCCCTGCACCAGACTTCGATATTCGGTATAAAGATTACCGAAGGTTGCCTTTTACGTGCCTCCAGAAAACTTTGGACAACCGCTGATTCAAGCGTTCTCCCACTGTCTGAAACGAGAGTCGCAAGGTCAAGTCTCTGAACGttgaattgttcaaaataatTGAGAATAGCCGATCCAATGTATTGCTGGCCATTTCCCGCTGGCCCAGTAAGTAGGAGTTTTGGGTTGCATATACGGGAGTTAGCGATTCGGTCGATCAAGGCACGATGAGCAAAACCACCAGTACCTTCGTTGGTCTCGGTATCATCCTCATATTCAAGATAGTGCTGAATCAAGGAAGAGCTACTTTTGACGAGATTGTCATCCTCAGGAAagattctttgcaatttcaTCTTGACCGCCTCGAATTGCATTCCCAGTAATGGTTTGAGTGACTCAGGGAGAGGTTGAGCCGTATTCCCCGTAGATCTAGCGGACGATGGAAtaatctttttcaaagccaGCATAAAGTCTCCAGTGCTTGTCTTTACTTGACTAGGGTCAACAACTAACTTCTCATCactttgatagatttgtggatattttctttggatACTCAATAAAGCGGCTTCAGTACAAAGAGCTCTCAAATCAGCACCACCGTAACCCTTTGTCAATAATGCTAAATGTTTTACGAAATCGTCCGATAGTGAAGTCTTCCAGCTCTTCGTATGAATTCTTAGAATTTGAGCACGCGATTCAAGGTTTGGCAACGGAAAATAAAACTCTCTATCAAATCTACCTGGTCTTCTCAGAGCTGGGTCAACTGCGTCCGGTCTATTAGTTGCACCGATTACAATCACTTGACCTCTGTTATCCATACCATCCATGAGAGCAAGTAAAGTTGACACAATACTAGCATgaatttgttcttgttttGAACTTCTCACGGGTGCTAGACCATCAATCTCATCGAAAAATATGATAGCTGGTTGCTGCTTttttgcttcttcgaaTAATAACCTTAGCTGCCTCTCTGCTTCACCTACCCATTTCGACAGTATATCGGCGCCTTTTCTCATGAAGAATGTTATCTTATGACCCTCTGAAGAACAACTAGCCGCCAGTGCACGAGCCATGAGTGTCTTACCCGTACCGGGTGGACCGTGAAACAAAACACCTCTTGGAGGGGTTATATTGAAATTCTGGTATAACTCTGGATACAAGAGAGGTAATGCGAccatctctttcaattgatcgatgaaattatctAGACCGCCAATATCACCAAACTTCACGTTCATGTCAACTCCCAATGGATCCAAATCTGCGATctctggtttcttctttttctttaaacTGTTCGATTTTGGCTTTGGAGTAGCACCCAGAGGCAAAATCTCGTCCTCCGATGAGTCGGAATCGATGAGTAATTTATTGTTCTCGCCAGATGGTCCATGATTATAAAAATTGGTGTTTTGCCCAAAGATCGTTGTAACATCGTTACCACCAAAGGGCCCACCTGTAGGGAACAATCGGCGTGTTGGCCCCATATTTTGGCTTGCATTCCAACCTCCGCGACCTCTACGAGGCGACGGATTCATGAATGATGATGTGTTTTGTCTGTTCGCATGTTCTTCGGCATTAGCCTCTGACAATGGTGGTGGTAACCTGTAGTTGACAGGTTTTGTCCTTTCTCGCAGTGATCGTTTCTCTCGTATTGGGCTATCTTCCTGTAACTCtctaatctcttcttcgagaGACAAGGCCTCGTCGTCCAGATCGTGATGACGATGAACTTCGTCCTCATCATGATCATGCATTCGAGTTCTGCTTCTGAGCCTTCGAGACATCCGTCGAGGTGGTGTTTCTGGCCGCACACGTTGACGCGCCGATCTACGTCTTCTAGATGCCCTAAGGGCcacatcatcctcatcctcatcctcgTCCTCGTCGTCAatatcatcgtcatcatccGGATCTGCTACTACAAAACTCTTGTCAGCCATTCTACGTCGCCGCTTCACATCGTTCCTCCCATAAAACCCATCATCAGCACTATTTTCcgaatcatcatcatcatccattGCTTCACCTTCACCATCGTCCTCATGAAAACTCTCATCCTCTGCTTCTGGGTCATTCAGTCTCTTTTTAGGTACTTCTACCTCTTCTGCAGCGTATATCTCTTCCTTATCGACCTGCGGTTCTCTTGTATTTTCTTCCGCGTTTTCACTGTTcccatcttcatcatctaaGTAATCAAATCCGGATTCTACCTCTGCATAATTAACTTTCCTCAATGATCTACTAGTGGTATGTATTATCCCATTACGGTCCTTTATTTCACCCAATTCTCCATGATCTGCTCTTCTTTCGCCCCCATTGTGGCGATCTCTCAAATGACGCCCCATCAGTCTAGTTCAAAGACCTTTAACCAGTCCTAATTGATGGCTCAAATAGCTCCTAATACCAATTTAACTGCTCTTAAAGGTGATCTTTTGGCATACAAAGGGCCTTTCAAAAGttagcttgaaatttcacatCACCTGCAACGGACTAATTTTGAgtcaaaatttttgacaacaaattcaaaattgaGCTCTAAGATGGCCTTTCGACAGCCATTTGAGCCTTGTGAAAGACCATTTGCATGCCAATTGCATTTTAATCTTACTCATGATACTGCATTTTAGCCACACCCCACTTCTTGCGAGTCAAACTGCCTTCTAGAATGCTCAAAGTGGTATGTAACATATCTCTTCTCTTCGATGTGAAGTGATAAAGGTCagaaaagatgatttaATTGACTATATTATAGACACAGCTAATGTTAATTATCACGTGCTGCGTACTTGTATTATACACATTTATTCTTATACTGGTAGCACTCTGATACCGGCAAGTCTATCTACAACGGGTGCTACTGCTGGGTGTGATAGGATTGGTCCCACGATGGGTAAAGATCTGAGAAATTGCACTGCTACCCCGAAGAAATCGCCAAATAGACCTATGATGCCAAGGGATTCGATCAAGAACCCAATAAAGGTCCATTTAGAAAGAATTAATAACACGCCCAGTACCAAAAAGAACGATCCACGTCTCTTGTTTGGTCgtgtgaagaagatatagGTCTTTTGAGGTCCAATGATCAGTAATACCCCGACTAGAAATAGAACATTTCCCAATGCTAGTAGTGCACGGTCAAAGAACGTAAACACGCCAAATGTAAAGAAGAGGAACCCACCAAATGTGAATGCAACTCCAAACTCTTAAAAAAAACGTTAGTAAACGCGTTGGGAATCGACAATTGATCGTGCGGAGTCGTATTACATACTTTGCGACTCAGATAGCCACATATCGCGTCAATAGGGTCAACTGGTCTGGTGCATTGTTAGTATGAAGAATCTTGGTTGGAATTTAACTAACATGCCTATAATCGTGCAACGCGAGCGGCAGCGATGACAAGTAGTAGAAGAATGTGTCAAACTGTGGAAAGAGCGAGTAAGGCTGCCATTGGGTTTCCCATTTACAATGATTTGATCGTTATGGCTTTAGCTTGTTTCCCAGTCGAAATTTTTAAGAGTCCAACTGGATGTGTGATCataatttcttgtaataATTATCGGTAGTAAATTGGTCTAGTCTATCATAATATTCTTTCGAATTATGGCGAATATAATATCAAGGCCTGTTGATAGTGCTGATAAATGCAGACCAAGTAGATGAGTGATTTATCTTTAGAGTATTAACGTGGTAACAAAATGTAATAGTATTCGAAATAAACTCAGCTACTGTCGACTTAATAAATAAGGCAGTTGTCGAATGAGCTTTTGGACAAATACCTTCCATGTATTCCACAGCGGCTGGCTCATCTGTGGATCGTGCCGCCTTTGTGCAGCGTAAATTGAACGAAGTAACAGGAGAGGAGGATTAAAATAACATTCTAGAGCCGAAGTACGAGTAGTACAAAAGGAAGAGGTTCACAAGTCAGCTTCGGCAATGCCATACCACGCATAATTCAAGTAATTTGCACTTTGGTTTAGGAGTAAAGAAGTTTAAAACTTAGGAAGCCCTTTTCACAAAGGATTTATACTCTTGTTAAACAAACAACATATATTTAACCATTTAGCTTGCTCCCTATTCTCAAAGTAAACCAATTTCGGAATTCATTAATTTTTAATATTATTActcaagatcaaacagCCATTGCAGGGGTCAACATCGTAAGCTAAAGATACCTGTAAATCATAATTTCCTTGACAGAATCAAATTACTTGATTTTAATTGAATTTACTGCcaaaaaagttgaaaggTTGTTAATATTATCTTAATGTCAGCACAGCATGATACCAGGGCCAAAGGTGTGTCGAATAGCCTGCTGATCTTGTTGCATATCCTTATTCGCATCACTCTCTACGCATGCGGATCATATAAAGACCCTGCTATGCACACTGCCTCGACAGATCACTTCACTAGAACCAAGTCGCCAGTATGCCTGGAGATTTACCCACTTACGAAGAAGTACTAAAAGAAGATGCCCAGCGGGTACAGAGTTCGCAATCCGCTCCTGCGCCAACTTCCCCACCACCTAGACCCGCTCGACCCGCTAGACCCAGTTCTTCGAAACCTACGGGACAACTACCGAGACCTACGCATCCAGCAGCTCCTGCACAGCCCAATCTTCCTTGGAGGTATCCACACGGATACCATTGCAGTAAGTGTAACAATTCAGGatacaaattgaagaacgGACGATCGTGTAAATCGTGTTGGCGTCGATTTGCTCCACCAAACAATTCGAATAGCGTTCCAGCACTTACCTACGGCAGGTCCTATCCATCCAGCTCCTACGGAATAAGGCCCATGTTCCAGGGCTCTGCTCCCATCGCGCAGCCATATAACTCAATGGGACAGCCTATAGTGGTATCTCCAGGTGACCCACGGCTTGGAGGAGTTCTATGTGGTGAATGTAGAGGTACTGGAAGAGTTACATTCctatttgatgaagatataTGCCCACTTTGTCGAGGTATTGGAAGATTAGTGGCTTGAATAGCTTGTGCACGTGACTTTTCTTAATCTTCACAGGCAGTttttacaatttttcactttcgaGCGAAGAGTTGCTTGATCGTAAGCAGTCTTCGAAGGTTGCAAGGTCGACTGATCTGGTTTGTAAGGGCTTTAGTTTTCTAATACCCTAGGCAATTGATTGGAAATGTATCATCCACAGGTGGAAGCTTTACAGGCAAGGCAGGGCACTCCTTTGAACACGAGACCTGTGTCTCCGTATACTCTGAGGCTACCagtcgatgaagatggatTCTCATGGCCCTCAGTTGGTACGCGAGAGAGGGCTCAGGAGTCTGAGGAGCAGGAAAACGCACGTATTGAAAGGATATCAGGAGCGGTAAAGACgattttggaagaattgggtGAAGATGTTACAAGAGAAGGTTTACTTGATACTCCAACCCGTTATGCAAAGGCAATGCTGTATTTTACCAGAGGTTATCAGATAAATATAATGGATGATGTGATTAAAAATGCAGTTTTTCAAGAGGATCATGATGAAATGGTCATTGTGCGTGATATAGAGATATATTCGCTGTGCGAGCACCATTTGGTTCCCTTTTACGGTAAAGTCCACATTGGATACATTCCAAACAAGAACGTTCTGGGTTTGAGTAAACTGGCTAGATTGGCGGAGATGTACGCTAGAAGGTTACAAGTCCAAGAACGGTTGACTAAGCAGATCGCTATGGCTTTGAGTGAAATCTTGAAGCCAATGGGTGTCGCTGTAGTGATTGAAGCCACCCACATGTGTATGGTCTCTAGGGGTATTCAGAAGACTGGGTCTGCTACGGTAACATCCTGCATGATGGGTTGCTTTAGAGCACACAGAACAAGGGAAGAATTCCTGAGTTTGTTGGGTAAGAAGAGCCTATGATACATGCATTCTATAACTTACTTACGCACAGCTACGAGAAATGGCAAGTACATTATACCGTAAAACAAAAACTAAATCTATATCACTAATCATCTATTCGAAGATCGGGGTTTAAATCATGATGCCcatatcttcatcgtcatcgtcatcgttcATATAGTCGTCAACTGAGGCCGTTTGATTGGTAACGTATACGCTGTTCGTTGAACTTTGTCTCGAAAGAGACTTTGGAGTACTCAAGTTTGATTTTGACTCGGGAGTTGTGCTGTAACAACCATTCATCAAAGAGTTGGTTGGAGGTTTTGGCTCTAGCACAAAAGTTGAGTTCAGTTTCGATTCCACAGTAGGCAAAGAAGCATTGGCATTTCTTAACGAGGTCATCGAAAGTgtctttctcaaagtttctCTCACTTGTCTTAAATTCCTATCGCGAGTTGACCGTGGTTCCAAATACAATGGAGTGCCCGATTTACTACTTTGTGCTGTTATCGAGGGTGAAGTATTGTTATTGATTGCCAAATATGCTAAAGTACTGGAAGATGTAGATCTCGAAGGTTGTCTCAAGGAATGTAATGACGAAGTGGAACCGCTTCTCTTGAGTGATTCGGGAATTTCAATTGCATTCGCATCAGCAGCAGATGTAGCGAAAAAATCTTTAACAAATGGATGGTGCTTCAGTAAAGCTGCTGATGGTCTCTTTGCTGGATCTTCTATGAAACAGCATTGTAAGAAACTccaaaattctttcatcttAGGATCTGCCCGcatctcttcatcgacgTAGtaatcaactttttgaataCACTCCAAAGTCTCCTCATCGTTATCACAATCAAATGGTGTGTAACCCAAAGCCATAAAATAGGTTAAAACCCCAAGAGCCCAAATGTCAACTGGATAACTATAGCTTTCCAATTTGGCGACTTCATTCTGCGAGAGGCTCCCTACACCTTTGCAACGAACAATCTCTGGTGCAATGTATGACATTGTTCCgacaaactctttcaaacatGTCGAACTGGTATTAGAGTCAATCTGAGTAGCCAAGCCAAAATCAGCCAGGATAACATCGTgagctttcaaatcgtaGTTGAAATCACCATGGTGCTCATCTGGCTCATTCTTATTGACTCTGGATCTGAAAAGCACGTTCTCAGCTTTCAGATCTCTATGAACCACCCCATTTGCATGtaaaaattccaaaacaCTCAGCAAACAAGCACAGTAGGATTTCGCTTGTAATTCCAAGTCTAAAGAACCACTGTCAATAATCTTTTCATATAAATCACCTTTTTCACACAGCTGTGTGATCAAGGCAATACTTTCGGAAGtctcgaagaaatcgaaCAATTGTAAAACATGATGGTGTCCTTCGAAAACGTCGAACGTACGGaattccttcttctccagttGTCTTACTTTATCACTCACCAATCTCAATAGTTTCACTTCACGCTGGATCAAGGGCAGTTTGCCCTTGATCATACTCTTATGAACCAACTTCATCGCATAGAGA of the Torulaspora delbrueckii CBS 1146 chromosome 7, complete genome genome contains:
- the TDA1 gene encoding protein kinase TDA1 (similar to Saccharomyces cerevisiae YMR291W; ancestral locus Anc_5.38) translates to MATAQLPSVTTTAVATPPDSEGKVADDYVPWPVLDKSPGTAPCKYVTRGNMLGDGHFSVVKECMNVYTKDLYAMKLVHKSMIKGKLPLIQREVKLLRLVSDKVRQLEKKEFRTFDVFEGHHHVLQLFDFFETSESIALITQLCEKGDLYEKIIDSGSLDLELQAKSYCACLLSVLEFLHANGVVHRDLKAENVLFRSRVNKNEPDEHHGDFNYDLKAHDVILADFGLATQIDSNTSSTCLKEFVGTMSYIAPEIVRCKGVGSLSQNEVAKLESYSYPVDIWALGVLTYFMALGYTPFDCDNDEETLECIQKVDYYVDEEMRADPKMKEFWSFLQCCFIEDPAKRPSAALLKHHPFVKDFFATSAADANAIEIPESLKRSGSTSSLHSLRQPSRSTSSSTLAYLAINNNTSPSITAQSSKSGTPLYLEPRSTRDRNLRQVRETLRKTLSMTSLRNANASLPTVESKLNSTFVLEPKPPTNSLMNGCYSTTPESKSNLSTPKSLSRQSSTNSVYVTNQTASVDDYMNDDDDDEDMGIMI